A part of Candidatus Zymogenaceae bacterium genomic DNA contains:
- a CDS encoding MBL fold metallo-hydrolase: MSVSLKEVDKVEILTLQDNYVDLILRDNSEVVLRAMPLKDMEVKNSILAEHGFSSLVTVTSGDVSRSVLFDFGFSAHGAAFNADALGVDLSVVETAALSHGHLDHTGGIEELGKRIKKPGLSLYLHPEAFRNPRYLKVTEDIRVGFPSFTRERAKKAGFEPVERSEPTPLLDGQMLFLGGVPRKTDFERVGNDFFFERDGVETQDDIADDTSIVANLKGKGLIVLSGCAHSGIINTTNYAKEVTGIGDVHVIMGGFHLNGADFDGVIKPTADNLISLDPAYIIPTHCTGREAIGYIEERMSDKFILNMAGTKLTFAA, from the coding sequence ATGAGCGTATCTCTCAAAGAAGTGGACAAGGTGGAAATTCTCACCCTCCAGGACAACTACGTGGACCTGATCCTCAGGGACAACTCGGAGGTCGTGCTTCGGGCCATGCCCCTCAAAGACATGGAGGTGAAGAACTCAATTTTAGCCGAACACGGCTTTTCGTCCCTGGTGACGGTCACGTCCGGGGACGTCTCCCGGAGCGTGCTCTTCGATTTCGGCTTTTCCGCACACGGCGCCGCATTCAACGCCGACGCATTGGGTGTGGACCTCTCCGTCGTGGAGACGGCGGCGCTCTCCCACGGACATCTTGACCACACCGGCGGCATCGAGGAGCTGGGCAAACGCATCAAAAAGCCCGGTCTCTCCCTCTATCTCCACCCCGAGGCCTTCCGCAATCCCCGTTATCTGAAAGTCACCGAGGATATCCGGGTCGGCTTTCCCTCCTTCACCCGGGAGCGGGCGAAAAAGGCGGGGTTCGAGCCGGTGGAGCGATCCGAGCCCACGCCGCTGTTGGACGGCCAGATGCTGTTTTTGGGGGGGGTGCCGAGAAAGACCGATTTCGAGAGGGTGGGAAACGACTTCTTCTTTGAGAGGGACGGCGTGGAGACCCAGGACGATATCGCCGATGACACCTCCATCGTCGCGAACCTGAAGGGGAAGGGATTGATCGTGCTCTCCGGCTGCGCCCACTCGGGCATCATCAACACCACCAACTACGCCAAAGAAGTCACCGGAATCGGCGATGTCCACGTCATCATGGGGGGGTTCCACCTCAACGGGGCGGATTTCGACGGGGTCATCAAGCCCACCGCCGATAATCTCATATCCCTCGATCCGGCCTACATCATCCCCACCCACTGCACCGGGAGGGAGGCGATCGGCTACATCGAGGAGCGGATGTCGGATAAATTCATCCTCAACATGGCCGGCACGAAACTCACTTTCGCAGCCTAA
- a CDS encoding M20/M25/M40 family metallo-hydrolase, whose protein sequence is MSTHDSDHEAVRLLSDYIKINTTNPPGNERVAVDFLSELFTAEGIDYKIYEPEAGRASIRAHLPGTGEKKPLILMTHIDVVPADKSEWSFDPFGGKIIDGFVTGRGALDTKGQGIMLLMALLHLKRKKIEPTRDVVFLACADEEMAGNYGAGYLIENHRDDFEAGIVLNEGGMGITDLLAGRPLMTIATAEKGLCWLKLSVTGPPGHGSAPHGENALERLTRAVNRVLERGTDYDVKPAVAAYFKNLAEGWPFLAEYQKDGDADTLIQNLKDSSLLFNPMISAQLKNTISLTVMHSGDKTNTIPSRAEAHLDCRLLPGEGVEEFMAAVTKLLNDVGIDVSYLDTSVANESPFNTDEYETIVRVMERYLPDAVITPSLLTGCSDSRFFRKIGIPTYGVMPALVPLSDVISMIHGIDEKISIENVINGSNIMTDIVLDLCGR, encoded by the coding sequence ATGAGCACGCACGACTCAGACCACGAAGCGGTTCGACTCCTGTCGGACTATATCAAGATCAACACCACGAATCCCCCCGGCAACGAGCGGGTCGCCGTCGATTTCCTCTCGGAGCTCTTCACGGCCGAGGGCATCGATTACAAAATCTATGAGCCCGAGGCGGGGCGGGCGTCCATCAGGGCGCACCTCCCCGGTACGGGGGAGAAAAAACCGCTTATCCTCATGACCCACATCGACGTGGTTCCCGCGGACAAGAGCGAATGGAGCTTCGACCCCTTCGGCGGGAAGATCATCGACGGCTTTGTCACGGGCCGGGGGGCGCTGGATACAAAGGGCCAGGGCATCATGCTGCTTATGGCGCTGCTTCACCTCAAGCGGAAGAAGATCGAGCCGACGAGAGACGTCGTGTTTCTGGCCTGCGCCGACGAGGAGATGGCCGGTAACTACGGCGCGGGATACTTGATTGAAAACCACAGGGATGATTTCGAGGCGGGGATCGTTCTCAACGAGGGGGGGATGGGCATCACGGATCTATTGGCCGGACGGCCCCTGATGACCATCGCCACGGCGGAAAAGGGGCTGTGCTGGCTGAAGCTCTCGGTCACCGGTCCCCCGGGCCACGGCTCCGCCCCCCACGGCGAAAACGCCCTGGAGCGATTGACCCGGGCGGTGAACCGGGTGCTCGAGCGGGGGACCGACTACGACGTCAAGCCGGCGGTGGCCGCCTATTTCAAAAATCTCGCCGAGGGGTGGCCCTTTTTGGCGGAGTATCAAAAGGACGGCGATGCGGACACCCTGATACAAAACCTGAAGGACTCATCGCTTCTTTTCAATCCCATGATCTCCGCTCAACTGAAGAACACCATCAGCCTGACGGTCATGCACTCGGGAGACAAGACCAACACCATCCCCTCCCGGGCCGAGGCGCATCTGGACTGCCGCCTGCTGCCGGGGGAGGGCGTGGAGGAGTTCATGGCCGCCGTAACCAAGCTTCTGAATGATGTCGGTATCGACGTGTCATACCTCGACACCTCGGTGGCCAACGAATCCCCCTTTAATACCGATGAATATGAAACCATCGTCCGTGTCATGGAACGATATCTGCCCGACGCCGTCATCACCCCGTCGCTCTTGACGGGGTGCTCCGATTCGCGGTTTTTCAGGAAAATCGGCATACCCACATACGGCGTCATGCCCGCCCTGGTGCCGCTCTCCGATGTCATCTCGATGATTCATGGCATCGATGAGAAGATTTCGATTGAAAACGTCATCAACGGCTCGAACATCATGACGGATATCGTCCTCGACCTGTGCGGGCGGTAA
- a CDS encoding pyruvate synthase subunit beta, translating to MTTPDTAANERTDQYITPGHLACPGCGATLAMQWVLSVLGKDTVLGLPACCFSIISGAFPHTPMNVNLVHTAFETGAAIASGLKAGLEATGRGHAHVVSWAGDGGTFDIGLQALSGAAERNEDIIYVCYDNEAYMNTGNQRSSATPRFARTTTSPAGESMHKKDILAIMAAHGIPYAASASIAFPDDLTAKVEKAKHITGTRFLHILVACPTGWRMPSDMTITAARLAVETGVFPLIEIENGERTTITYLPEPRIPLAEYLSIQGRFSGMSKDEIAEIQRWVNERWERLMKTADVSVP from the coding sequence ATGACGACACCGGATACAGCGGCAAACGAACGAACCGATCAATACATCACCCCGGGACACCTGGCGTGCCCCGGATGCGGGGCGACGCTGGCCATGCAGTGGGTGCTGTCCGTTCTGGGGAAGGACACCGTGCTGGGGCTTCCGGCGTGCTGCTTTTCCATCATCAGCGGCGCCTTCCCCCATACTCCCATGAACGTCAACCTGGTCCACACCGCCTTCGAAACCGGCGCGGCCATCGCCTCCGGCCTCAAGGCGGGATTGGAGGCCACCGGCAGGGGACATGCCCATGTGGTCTCCTGGGCTGGAGACGGCGGCACGTTCGACATCGGGCTCCAGGCCCTCTCCGGCGCCGCCGAGCGAAACGAGGATATCATCTACGTCTGCTACGACAACGAGGCGTACATGAACACCGGCAACCAGCGGAGCTCCGCCACCCCCCGGTTCGCCCGGACCACCACGAGTCCCGCGGGGGAGAGCATGCACAAGAAGGATATCCTGGCCATCATGGCCGCCCACGGCATCCCCTACGCCGCCAGCGCCTCCATCGCCTTTCCCGACGATCTTACGGCCAAGGTCGAAAAGGCGAAACACATCACCGGCACCCGGTTTCTCCACATTCTGGTGGCCTGCCCCACGGGCTGGCGCATGCCGTCGGACATGACCATCACCGCGGCCCGCCTGGCGGTGGAGACGGGCGTCTTTCCGCTGATTGAAATAGAAAACGGCGAGCGGACCACCATCACGTATCTCCCGGAGCCCCGGATTCCCCTGGCCGAGTACCTCTCAATACAGGGGCGGTTTTCCGGCATGTCGAAAGACGAGATCGCCGAAATCCAGCGGTGGGTAAATGAAAGATGGGAACGGCTCATGAAAACGGCGGACGTTTCCGTCCCGTAG
- the porA gene encoding pyruvate ferredoxin oxidoreductase: MKQLLEGNHAVSMGVLRSRVQVIPAYPITPQTHISELLAQFASDGTMDARYIKVESEHSAMAACIGAATAGARTFTATSSQGLALMHELLHWAAGGRLPIVMACVNRTLGAPWNIWNDQSDSMSQRDTGWLQFYCEDNQDCVDSVLLAYAVAERVFTPAMIILDAFILSHTTEAVDVPDEMTADRFLPPLNNPHAIDLDSPRAFSPVVAPDHFTEVKYRQFDAARRALTVIDEENRRFKEIFGRSYSSIETYRTDGAETIIAACGAVCGTIRAAVDRLREEKTPVGMLKVRTFRPFPSELITDAVSGVSTVFVLDKSVIPGQGGPLAQEIRAALYDANKRPRVIGAVAGLGGRDITVDLICEAIRGLEKTKDTPQPFFLGMKK, from the coding sequence ATGAAACAACTTTTGGAGGGGAACCATGCCGTGTCGATGGGGGTGCTGCGCTCCCGTGTCCAGGTCATCCCCGCCTACCCCATCACCCCCCAGACACACATATCGGAACTGTTGGCCCAGTTCGCCTCCGACGGGACCATGGACGCCCGCTACATCAAGGTTGAAAGCGAGCATTCGGCCATGGCCGCGTGCATCGGCGCCGCCACCGCCGGCGCCCGAACCTTCACCGCCACATCCTCCCAGGGTCTGGCCCTGATGCACGAGCTGCTGCATTGGGCCGCCGGGGGACGCCTCCCCATCGTTATGGCCTGCGTCAACCGCACCCTGGGCGCCCCCTGGAATATCTGGAACGATCAGTCCGATTCCATGTCCCAGCGGGATACGGGCTGGCTCCAGTTTTACTGCGAGGACAACCAGGACTGCGTCGATTCCGTGCTTCTTGCCTATGCCGTGGCGGAACGGGTATTTACACCGGCCATGATCATCCTCGACGCCTTCATCCTCTCCCATACCACGGAAGCGGTGGATGTGCCCGATGAGATGACGGCGGATCGGTTTCTCCCGCCGCTCAACAACCCCCACGCCATCGATCTGGACTCCCCCCGGGCCTTCTCGCCGGTGGTGGCGCCGGATCACTTCACCGAGGTGAAGTATCGCCAGTTCGACGCCGCCCGCCGTGCGTTAACGGTCATCGACGAGGAAAACCGACGGTTCAAGGAGATCTTCGGCCGGAGCTACAGCTCTATCGAGACCTACCGGACTGACGGCGCCGAGACCATCATCGCCGCCTGCGGGGCGGTGTGCGGAACAATACGGGCGGCGGTGGATCGGCTTCGGGAAGAAAAGACGCCGGTCGGCATGCTCAAGGTGCGGACTTTCAGGCCCTTCCCCTCAGAGCTGATCACGGACGCCGTCTCGGGGGTGTCCACGGTGTTTGTCCTGGACAAGAGCGTCATCCCGGGGCAGGGCGGCCCCCTGGCCCAGGAGATCCGCGCCGCCCTCTACGATGCGAACAAACGTCCCCGGGTAATCGGCGCCGTGGCGGGGCTGGGGGGGCGGGATATCACCGTCGACCTGATATGTGAGGCGATCCGTGGGCTTGAAAAAACGAAGGATACACCCCAACCTTTCTTTCTGGGCATGAAGAAATAG
- a CDS encoding FAD-dependent oxidoreductase, whose product MTTKITLTQIDQYPEVPSSWGGMEWNKTGSWRFLMPVFSPRPSPCSRECPLQNNIPEMMALLADGDTAGATLALALENPFPAVLGRVCPAFCTEACNRDRFDERVSIRAVERLLGNEALKKHPDLPKRKATGKSVAIVGSGPAGLSTARFLALLGYAVTVFEREEAPGGVLRLGIPPYRLPRDILDSCIDAIRRLGVDIRTGVSIGTDIILTDLEKDFDAVFAAPGAHRSLDVDLGGYTGIGVLSGLSFLADVFRGTIDSVTGEYAVIGGGNTALDAARTILRLGGSPHIYYRRSRDEMPAFTDEIEEAREEDIPISYLTAPVGLTEKKGRLAMTLITMELGEEDASGRRRPVQISGSEREVCVDRVITAVGEAEDFSFMGTDGDKKDPVSILDAEGVLLGGDAGGGRRTVADAAAAGKRAAIMIDARLSGRPAPEATERMTFSRWLEERPAPEGDPVAFEDIQTAYFKKSDAYRLQKTDPHMRSGDFSEVTAGPTERDAAAEAARCFVCGTCIDCKTCERFCPDFSLSIIRNLKARGVGSSVRVDEDFCKGCGICARECPRGVIVMKTP is encoded by the coding sequence GTGACCACGAAGATAACCCTCACCCAGATCGACCAGTATCCTGAGGTCCCCTCGTCCTGGGGGGGAATGGAGTGGAACAAAACCGGGAGCTGGCGGTTTCTTATGCCGGTATTCTCCCCCCGGCCCTCCCCCTGCAGTAGAGAGTGCCCCCTGCAGAACAATATTCCCGAGATGATGGCCCTCCTCGCAGACGGAGACACGGCCGGGGCGACCCTCGCCCTGGCCCTGGAAAATCCCTTTCCCGCCGTCCTGGGGCGGGTGTGCCCCGCATTCTGTACGGAAGCGTGCAATCGGGATCGATTCGACGAGAGGGTCTCCATCAGGGCCGTCGAGCGCCTTCTGGGGAACGAAGCACTGAAAAAACACCCCGACCTCCCGAAGCGAAAGGCCACGGGGAAAAGCGTGGCGATCGTCGGCTCCGGTCCTGCGGGCCTTTCGACGGCGAGGTTCCTGGCGCTCTTGGGATATGCGGTCACCGTCTTCGAGCGGGAGGAGGCCCCCGGCGGGGTGCTCCGGCTGGGGATTCCCCCGTATCGGCTCCCCCGGGACATACTGGATTCGTGTATCGATGCAATCCGCCGCCTGGGGGTGGATATCAGAACCGGCGTTTCCATCGGTACGGACATCATTCTCACCGATCTCGAGAAAGACTTCGACGCCGTCTTCGCGGCGCCCGGGGCGCATCGCTCCCTGGATGTGGACCTGGGAGGATATACAGGAATCGGCGTTCTATCCGGCCTTTCTTTTCTGGCGGACGTCTTTCGGGGAACAATCGATTCGGTCACGGGCGAGTACGCCGTTATCGGCGGCGGGAACACCGCCCTGGACGCCGCCCGCACGATCCTCCGCCTGGGGGGATCCCCCCATATTTATTACAGGAGAAGTCGTGACGAGATGCCCGCCTTCACCGACGAAATCGAGGAGGCGCGTGAGGAGGACATCCCGATCTCGTACCTGACGGCCCCCGTCGGGCTCACGGAAAAAAAGGGGCGCCTGGCGATGACCCTGATCACAATGGAGTTGGGGGAGGAGGACGCCTCCGGCAGGAGGCGGCCGGTGCAGATTTCCGGCAGCGAGCGGGAGGTCTGTGTGGATCGGGTCATCACCGCCGTGGGTGAGGCGGAGGACTTCTCGTTCATGGGGACGGACGGGGACAAAAAAGATCCCGTATCCATCCTCGATGCAGAAGGCGTGCTCCTGGGCGGGGACGCGGGTGGGGGGCGACGCACCGTGGCGGACGCCGCCGCCGCCGGCAAGCGGGCGGCGATCATGATCGACGCGCGTCTCTCCGGCCGCCCGGCGCCCGAGGCGACGGAGAGGATGACCTTCAGCCGCTGGCTGGAAGAGCGTCCGGCCCCAGAGGGGGACCCGGTGGCGTTCGAGGATATACAAACGGCCTATTTCAAGAAAAGTGACGCCTATCGTCTCCAGAAGACGGACCCACATATGCGATCGGGTGATTTCTCGGAAGTCACCGCGGGGCCGACCGAACGGGACGCCGCCGCCGAGGCGGCCCGATGCTTCGTCTGCGGCACCTGCATCGACTGCAAGACCTGCGAGCGGTTCTGTCCCGATTTTTCGCTCTCGATCATCAGGAATCTCAAGGCGCGCGGTGTGGGAAGCAGCGTCCGGGTCGACGAGGATTTCTGCAAGGGATGCGGTATCTGCGCCCGGGAGTGCCCCCGGGGCGTCATCGTGATGAAAACGCCGTGA
- a CDS encoding 2-oxoacid:acceptor oxidoreductase family protein gives MYEIRFHGRGGQGAVMASEILALAAFLEGNYPQSFPSFGLERRGAPVAAYLRIDDEKILIRQNIYNPDFIVVMDPTLLELEPTLSGLKPEGGLLINSDDPPEAFRTLKSCEGISIGTVPAGTIARSRGLGTELLPIINTTILGAVTRMTDIVSLESLTDAIEQTIPKHAANNAEGAREAYNRVIILEAT, from the coding sequence ATGTACGAAATTCGATTTCACGGTCGCGGGGGACAGGGGGCGGTCATGGCCTCGGAGATTCTGGCTCTGGCGGCGTTCCTCGAGGGGAACTATCCCCAGTCGTTTCCCTCCTTCGGCCTGGAGCGCCGCGGTGCGCCCGTGGCGGCCTACCTCAGGATCGACGATGAAAAAATCCTCATCCGGCAGAACATCTACAATCCTGACTTCATCGTGGTGATGGATCCCACCCTCCTGGAGCTTGAGCCGACGCTCTCCGGCCTGAAGCCGGAGGGGGGGCTTTTGATTAACAGCGACGACCCCCCGGAGGCGTTTCGCACCCTCAAAAGCTGTGAAGGGATTTCCATCGGCACCGTGCCCGCGGGCACGATCGCCCGGAGCCGGGGGCTGGGGACGGAACTCCTTCCGATCATCAACACCACCATTTTGGGCGCCGTAACACGCATGACCGATATCGTATCCCTCGAAAGTTTGACCGACGCAATCGAACAGACCATCCCGAAACACGCCGCCAACAACGCCGAGGGCGCCCGGGAGGCGTATAACCGGGTGATCATCCTGGAGGCGACGTGA
- a CDS encoding lysophospholipid acyltransferase family protein, with protein sequence MARGFVSDLGDRLAAIAFCFFAEVIPYTPLWLIRGVSVVMFVLMYPVAGYLLGLERRFARHIRIAFEEDLTPRDSRRLARRALYELLIDSLEINHYYHPRNIDELLRNVPVEGLEKIHRALEGGRGAVGAAAHLGNFQLLAIRLSKEEFNFSFLVKDPKNPHFAKAWYKYMDTIPVNRINFVSRVSAAKGAFRALGRGDFVMMVADEFKRRGGVEVNFFGKTTMLAAGPAAIALKTGAPMLPINIFRGKKSCYRVVVDDQIEFAPTGDVEKDIRNYSQLRTDIMERYVREYPHELLWTHDRWKKRRR encoded by the coding sequence ATGGCACGGGGATTCGTTTCTGACCTGGGAGATCGTCTGGCCGCGATCGCCTTTTGCTTTTTCGCGGAGGTTATCCCCTATACGCCCCTCTGGCTCATCCGGGGGGTGTCGGTGGTGATGTTCGTGTTGATGTATCCGGTGGCCGGATACCTGCTGGGGCTTGAACGGCGGTTCGCCCGGCACATCAGGATCGCCTTCGAGGAGGACCTCACCCCACGGGATTCCCGGAGGCTGGCCCGACGGGCCCTCTATGAGCTCTTGATCGATAGCCTCGAGATCAACCACTACTACCACCCCAGGAATATCGATGAGCTGCTCCGAAATGTGCCCGTTGAGGGGCTCGAAAAAATTCACCGGGCGCTCGAGGGGGGACGGGGCGCCGTCGGCGCCGCCGCCCATCTGGGGAACTTCCAGCTTTTGGCCATCCGCCTGAGCAAGGAGGAGTTCAATTTTTCCTTTCTCGTGAAGGATCCGAAGAATCCGCATTTCGCGAAGGCATGGTATAAATACATGGACACCATCCCGGTCAATCGGATCAATTTCGTCAGCAGGGTGAGCGCCGCAAAGGGGGCGTTTCGGGCGCTTGGACGAGGTGATTTTGTGATGATGGTGGCCGATGAATTCAAGCGCCGGGGCGGCGTTGAGGTGAACTTCTTCGGCAAAACCACCATGCTGGCTGCGGGTCCGGCGGCCATCGCTCTCAAGACCGGCGCCCCGATGCTGCCCATCAACATCTTTCGGGGGAAAAAGAGTTGCTACCGGGTGGTGGTGGACGACCAGATCGAATTCGCCCCCACCGGCGATGTCGAAAAGGACATCCGAAATTATTCCCAGCTCCGCACGGACATCATGGAGCGATATGTGCGGGAGTATCCCCATGAGCTTCTCTGGACCCACGACAGGTGGAAAAAAAGGCGCAGATAA
- a CDS encoding 1-acyl-sn-glycerol-3-phosphate acyltransferase yields the protein MNHMNRIRLSTNAKLQKTLGRFFVGPNYFFSKVDINIENIERIPTDETVIFALNHTDRYNYWPFQYKMWRMNPRLPYTTTWVKGDYYNNPLLGKFFDWTNNIPVPSRGYLIKEDFRDIVNRKISQIEYRLLRDLVNGKKQIQKLSDEITEALRSVLEYPRQLIDEIKIPYAEYVERYYRMLMAKVAEINFNALFEKRLNVIIFPEGTRSDTLTSGKTGISHLALKSRAKVVPVGCSGSDTIYPGNSPVAKKGKVVYRVGMPIDPRDFVVDEDKMDFVPFSRDAEIRLADEMHEFALQVMEAINELLDEKYRSLQPVTVV from the coding sequence ATGAATCATATGAACCGAATACGGTTGAGCACAAACGCCAAGCTGCAAAAGACCCTCGGGAGGTTTTTTGTGGGGCCCAACTACTTCTTCTCGAAGGTTGACATTAACATCGAGAACATCGAGCGGATACCCACGGACGAGACGGTGATATTCGCCCTGAACCACACCGATCGCTACAACTACTGGCCGTTTCAGTACAAGATGTGGCGGATGAACCCGAGGCTTCCCTACACCACTACCTGGGTCAAGGGAGATTACTACAACAACCCGTTATTGGGGAAGTTCTTCGACTGGACGAACAACATCCCGGTGCCGTCCCGGGGCTATCTCATTAAGGAGGATTTTCGGGATATCGTCAACCGGAAGATATCCCAGATCGAGTATCGGCTGCTCAGGGACCTGGTCAACGGGAAAAAGCAGATACAGAAGCTGAGCGACGAGATCACCGAGGCCCTTAGAAGTGTTTTGGAGTATCCCCGTCAGCTTATAGACGAGATAAAAATTCCCTACGCCGAGTACGTTGAGCGGTACTACCGGATGCTGATGGCGAAGGTGGCGGAGATAAACTTCAACGCGCTGTTTGAAAAGCGCCTCAATGTTATCATCTTTCCTGAGGGCACCCGGTCGGACACCCTCACCTCCGGGAAAACCGGCATATCTCATCTGGCATTGAAGTCCAGGGCCAAGGTGGTGCCGGTGGGATGCAGCGGATCGGATACGATTTATCCCGGTAACTCCCCGGTGGCGAAAAAGGGAAAGGTCGTCTACCGGGTGGGTATGCCCATCGATCCGAGGGACTTCGTTGTCGATGAGGACAAAATGGACTTCGTCCCCTTTTCACGGGACGCCGAAATCCGCCTGGCCGACGAGATGCATGAGTTCGCCCTCCAGGTGATGGAGGCCATCAACGAGCTGTTGGATGAAAAATACCGTTCACTCCAGCCGGTGACGGTGGTATAG
- the rlmB gene encoding 23S rRNA (guanosine(2251)-2'-O)-methyltransferase RlmB — translation MKKKKHPPKPGKRRPEDEPRISLEGRNVVLEALGSDREIEEVFLDGGAEAAGKVRSIMELARKRGVPLTALDRRELDARSQTGSHQGVIALARPREDISLKTLLEVVDNTTDPVILVLGEVLYEQNLGAILRTCDGAGARSVVVPPRRSAPLSSVAVRVSMGASEYIPVIRESPTSALAQLSRAGFHIIGVEANGECAHFEADLTGPVALVFGGEDKGLSDTLRNKCDRVISIPLLGRISSLNISVAVAVVLYEKVRQQHVVSS, via the coding sequence GTGAAAAAGAAAAAGCATCCTCCAAAACCGGGCAAAAGACGCCCCGAAGACGAGCCCCGTATCAGCCTGGAGGGGCGAAATGTGGTCCTGGAGGCGTTGGGGTCCGACCGGGAGATCGAGGAGGTGTTTCTGGACGGGGGCGCCGAGGCGGCGGGGAAGGTGCGCTCCATCATGGAGCTCGCCCGAAAACGGGGGGTCCCGCTCACGGCCCTGGACCGCCGGGAGCTGGACGCCCGCTCCCAAACCGGCTCCCATCAGGGGGTCATCGCCCTGGCCCGTCCCCGTGAGGATATCAGCCTCAAGACCCTCCTTGAGGTCGTCGACAACACCACGGATCCTGTGATCCTGGTGCTGGGAGAGGTGCTCTACGAGCAGAACCTGGGGGCGATTCTGCGCACCTGTGACGGCGCCGGCGCCCGGAGCGTGGTGGTTCCCCCCCGCCGAAGCGCACCGCTGTCTTCGGTGGCGGTCCGGGTGTCCATGGGCGCATCCGAATATATCCCGGTCATCAGGGAAAGCCCCACCAGCGCCCTGGCCCAGCTTTCCCGGGCCGGGTTTCACATCATCGGGGTGGAGGCGAACGGCGAATGCGCTCATTTCGAGGCGGACCTGACGGGGCCGGTCGCTTTAGTCTTCGGCGGGGAGGACAAGGGCCTGTCCGATACCCTCAGGAACAAGTGCGACCGGGTTATCTCCATACCGCTTCTGGGCCGCATCTCGTCTTTGAACATCTCGGTGGCGGTGGCGGTGGTGCTGTACGAAAAGGTCCGCCAGCAACACGTCGTCTCCAGCTGA
- a CDS encoding DUF1232 domain-containing protein: MPSKSIFDAVNIARRWRYLKAIFTDKAYRVPLFRKLTYLALIVYILIPIDFIPGIFPLVGLVDDIGALALIMGLLVYETERYKNFLETGEMDADDTDPSDASDRVREKMKDFEGTRR; this comes from the coding sequence ATGCCCTCGAAAAGCATATTCGACGCGGTGAATATCGCCCGCCGCTGGCGATACCTAAAGGCCATCTTCACCGACAAGGCCTACCGGGTTCCGCTCTTTCGAAAACTCACCTATCTCGCCCTGATTGTATATATCCTCATCCCCATCGATTTCATCCCCGGCATCTTTCCCCTGGTCGGCCTGGTGGACGACATCGGCGCCCTGGCCCTGATCATGGGACTTTTGGTCTACGAGACCGAGCGATACAAAAACTTCCTTGAAACGGGAGAGATGGACGCAGATGACACCGACCCGTCGGACGCAAGCGACCGGGTCCGGGAAAAGATGAAGGATTTCGAAGGAACCCGCAGGTAA
- the metW gene encoding methionine biosynthesis protein MetW, with protein sequence MSDRSTSHAPLFRDDHTFIFETIPDGSRVLDLGCGFGELLGALVEEKGVSGRGVEISADGVAACVSRGLSVYHGDINEGLSEWADGSFDYVILNQTLHEIQRPLFVLTEMLRVGDIGIVGFPNYGYLLVRLYLLFSGRMPATTDIPYAWDDTPNIHPFTLRDFDTLLDRMDLSVIRRKHFPETGGVSSFIRDVMPNSLARNCVYLIGRKKTVGR encoded by the coding sequence ATGTCTGATCGATCGACGTCACACGCACCGCTTTTCAGGGACGATCACACGTTCATCTTCGAGACCATCCCGGATGGGAGCCGGGTGCTCGACCTGGGCTGCGGGTTTGGGGAGCTCCTCGGCGCCCTGGTGGAGGAGAAGGGGGTATCTGGCCGGGGAGTGGAGATTTCCGCCGACGGCGTGGCGGCCTGCGTCTCCCGGGGCCTGTCGGTCTATCACGGCGATATCAACGAGGGTCTCTCCGAGTGGGCCGACGGCTCGTTCGATTACGTAATCCTCAACCAGACTCTCCACGAGATACAGCGGCCGTTGTTCGTCCTCACCGAGATGCTCAGGGTCGGGGATATCGGCATCGTCGGCTTTCCAAACTACGGCTACCTCCTCGTGCGGCTCTATCTCCTCTTCTCCGGTCGCATGCCGGCCACCACCGACATCCCCTACGCCTGGGACGACACACCGAACATACACCCCTTCACCCTCCGGGACTTCGACACGTTGCTTGACCGCATGGACCTTTCCGTCATACGGAGAAAGCACTTTCCCGAGACGGGGGGTGTATCGTCTTTCATCCGGGACGTCATGCCCAACAGCCTTGCCAGAAACTGCGTGTACCTCATCGGCAGGAAAAAAACCGTCGGACGATGA